Part of the Methanomassiliicoccales archaeon genome, TGGAACCCTCTCCCCATTTATCTTACGTCATTGGGGTGTACTTTGGAGATGGGAGCATTGGTTTGAGTGAGCATAAATATCGGATTCGGCTAAAGGTTGTTGATAGGGAATTTGCTGAAGCATTTGCCAGAGCCCTCGAAGATATAGGGGCTAACGCAAGAGTTTACGTGGAAAGCGACGGGAGGAGAGACAGGTTCGTTGCCGAAGCTACTAGCAAGTTCCTTTATATGTTTTTGAAACAGCCGAAAGAGGCTTTGTTTGAGGTTGCAAAGGAATATCCCAGAGAGTTTCTCCGAGGGTTCTTTGACAGTGAAGGATGCTTCAATTTCAATAAAAATGAAAGACAGGGGTTTGTTAGTGCTTCAAATTACAACAGAGAAGTTCTAACTTTTTGTCAAAAAGCTTTAGAAAGCTTGGGAATAAGTAGCAAGATAGTTTTAACAAAAAGAAAAGGCACCA contains:
- a CDS encoding DNA endonuclease, with protein sequence MRRLKDLGQNELEELVNYVRELRGSGKGYSEITRIVFAEKGITVSRATVLRWCKGKHEPFNKIKLVKLEPSPHLSYVIGVYFGDGSIGLSEHKYRIRLKVVDREFAEAFARALEDIGANARVYVESDGRRDRFVAEATSKFLYMFLKQPKEALFEVAKEYPREFLRGFFDSEGCFNFNKNERQGFVSASNYNREVLTFCQKALESLGISSKIVLTKRKGTTVKIWGKEYQYSSDLYEIRIYRKDDLSKFYRLIGFTISRKQKLLEEYLGIHKK